A genome region from Arthrobacter sp. V1I9 includes the following:
- a CDS encoding acyl carrier protein: MASNEEILAGLAEIVNEETGLAPEAVELDKSFTEDLDIDSISMMTIVVNAEEKFGVRIPDEEVKNLKTVGDAVSFIAGAQA; this comes from the coding sequence ATGGCTAGCAACGAAGAGATCCTGGCCGGCTTGGCTGAAATCGTCAACGAGGAAACCGGCCTGGCCCCGGAGGCCGTGGAGCTGGACAAGTCCTTCACCGAGGACCTGGACATCGACTCCATCTCCATGATGACCATCGTGGTCAACGCTGAAGAGAAGTTCGGCGTGCGCATCCCGGACGAAGAGGTCAAGAACCTCAAGACCGTCGGCGACGCCGTGAGCTTCATCGCCGGAGCACAGGCCTAG
- a CDS encoding DUF3145 domain-containing protein: MSVAMTRGVLFVHSAPTALCPHVEWAIGSVVDKRTDLEWTPQPAAPGMFRAELSWTGAPGTGAQLASSLRGWAHLRYEVTEEPSQGVDGGRWSHTPELGIFHAVTDVHGNIMVSEDRIRYAYESGAGDPAAVYHELSLALGEAWDEELEPFRHAAEGAPVRWLHQVG, from the coding sequence ATGTCTGTTGCAATGACCCGAGGTGTGCTGTTTGTTCACTCAGCCCCAACTGCTTTGTGCCCTCACGTTGAGTGGGCCATTGGCTCCGTCGTGGATAAGCGGACGGATCTTGAGTGGACCCCTCAGCCTGCTGCGCCCGGAATGTTCCGGGCCGAGCTGTCCTGGACCGGTGCGCCCGGAACGGGCGCTCAGCTTGCCTCGTCCCTCCGCGGCTGGGCCCACCTCCGGTATGAGGTCACCGAGGAACCCAGCCAGGGTGTTGACGGCGGCCGCTGGTCGCACACGCCCGAACTGGGTATCTTCCACGCCGTCACCGACGTCCACGGCAACATCATGGTCTCTGAAGATCGGATCCGTTACGCCTATGAGTCGGGCGCAGGTGATCCCGCTGCCGTGTACCACGAGCTGTCCCTGGCTCTTGGCGAGGCCTGGGATGAGGAGCTTGAGCCCTTCCGGCATGCTGCAGAGGGCGCTCCCGTACGCTGGCTGCACCAGGTGGGCTGA
- the dprA gene encoding DNA-processing protein DprA encodes MKGTAEDTERLSRAALARLMEPQDAAGLALVQVCGAVDALRIATGQAAAGPELEQEITALLADSGSATSWAGMAAALKRWQPRIPDLAPERDLATMARLGGRLLIPSDELWPGQLSDLGIQEPICLWWRGQEQPLPGADKCIALVGSRDSTSYGASVTGDIAYSLAQRGLTVVSGGAYGIDAHAHRAALAGGSGEMPTIAVMAGGVDRFYPSGNEDLLRAVCNQGAVIAEVPPGSAPTRYRFLQRNRLIAALSAVTVVVEARWRSGALNTAHHAETLGRAVGAVPGSVHSANSAGCHRLLRDGGAVCVTDAAEIVELAAPSGTGLPHQRQAGTEVQDGLTLEDLILLDALPLRSTTSVGKLCSVAGLSQESVRAGLGRLGLLGLAVSERGGWKRGKAT; translated from the coding sequence ATGAAGGGAACGGCAGAGGACACCGAAAGACTTTCCCGTGCGGCGCTTGCCCGGCTCATGGAGCCCCAGGACGCAGCAGGCCTGGCCCTCGTGCAGGTGTGCGGCGCAGTCGATGCCCTTCGGATAGCCACCGGACAGGCTGCGGCCGGTCCTGAGCTGGAGCAGGAAATCACCGCGCTGCTCGCGGACAGCGGCTCCGCCACTAGTTGGGCCGGGATGGCGGCAGCATTAAAACGGTGGCAGCCCCGCATCCCGGACCTGGCCCCGGAGCGGGACCTGGCCACCATGGCACGGCTGGGCGGCAGGTTGCTTATCCCCTCGGACGAATTGTGGCCAGGGCAGCTGTCCGACCTTGGTATACAGGAACCGATCTGTCTCTGGTGGCGGGGGCAGGAACAACCCCTTCCCGGCGCGGACAAATGCATCGCCCTGGTCGGGTCGCGCGACAGCACCAGCTACGGCGCCTCGGTGACCGGCGACATTGCCTATTCCCTGGCGCAGCGCGGTCTCACGGTCGTGTCTGGCGGGGCCTATGGCATTGATGCCCATGCCCACCGTGCCGCGCTGGCGGGCGGGTCGGGCGAAATGCCAACCATAGCTGTGATGGCCGGGGGAGTGGACCGCTTCTACCCATCTGGCAATGAGGACCTCCTCCGCGCCGTCTGCAACCAGGGCGCGGTGATCGCGGAGGTCCCGCCCGGGTCGGCGCCTACCCGCTACCGCTTCCTCCAGCGGAACAGGCTCATCGCGGCCCTGTCTGCGGTGACTGTCGTGGTCGAGGCACGGTGGCGGTCCGGAGCGCTTAACACTGCCCACCACGCCGAAACGCTTGGCCGGGCTGTGGGGGCTGTCCCCGGTTCCGTGCACAGCGCAAACTCGGCTGGCTGCCACCGGCTTCTGCGGGACGGCGGCGCTGTCTGCGTTACAGACGCAGCAGAAATTGTGGAGCTTGCAGCGCCCAGTGGAACGGGGCTTCCACATCAGCGCCAGGCAGGAACGGAGGTCCAGGACGGGCTGACGCTGGAAGACCTGATCCTCCTGGACGCACTGCCCCTTCGCTCCACCACATCGGTCGGGAAACTGTGCTCTGTCGCCGGCCTGAGCCAGGAATCCGTCCGCGCGGGCCTGGGGCGGCTCGGGCTGCTCGGGCTGGCCGTGTCCGAAAGAGGCGGCTGGAAACGCGGCAAGGCAACCTGA
- a CDS encoding tyrosine recombinase XerC → MENKELPRELSRASDAFSQYLSGERAMSAHTLRAYLGDLRSLLAHAASEGATRLEDLELGTLRRWLGAQSQAGVARSTLARRAATARAFTAWALREERIDSDPSLRLKAPKRERTLPGVLQSQQLRRLLTTLEEAAAGGEPLPVRNRAIVELLYATGVRVGELAGLDIDDLDPDRRTLRVVGKGNKERTVPYGVPAALALDDWLRRGRPLLVRDASGPALFLGSRGSRVDQRQVRELVNKLLEALGDTSASGPHALRHSAATHLLDGGADLRAVQEILGHSSLATTQIYTHVSVDRLRNSYQQAHPRA, encoded by the coding sequence GTGGAGAACAAGGAATTGCCGCGGGAGCTGAGCCGGGCATCGGATGCCTTCTCCCAGTACCTGTCGGGGGAGCGGGCCATGTCCGCCCACACCCTGCGGGCGTACCTGGGGGACCTGCGCAGCCTCCTGGCCCACGCCGCTTCCGAAGGCGCCACCCGGTTGGAGGACCTCGAGCTCGGAACCCTTCGGCGGTGGCTGGGAGCACAGAGCCAGGCGGGTGTCGCCCGCTCCACGCTTGCCCGCCGGGCGGCCACCGCCCGTGCATTCACAGCGTGGGCCCTCAGGGAAGAGCGCATCGACTCCGACCCGTCGCTGCGGCTCAAGGCTCCGAAACGGGAACGCACCCTGCCCGGAGTCCTGCAGTCGCAGCAGCTGAGGCGACTGCTGACCACCCTGGAGGAAGCCGCCGCGGGCGGTGAGCCGCTGCCGGTCCGAAACCGGGCCATCGTCGAACTGCTATATGCCACAGGCGTCCGCGTTGGAGAGCTCGCAGGACTGGACATCGACGACCTGGACCCGGACCGCCGCACCCTGCGTGTTGTCGGCAAAGGAAACAAGGAACGCACCGTTCCCTACGGCGTGCCGGCGGCGCTGGCCCTGGACGACTGGCTGCGGCGCGGCCGGCCGCTCTTGGTTCGGGACGCCAGCGGCCCGGCCCTCTTTCTGGGGTCCAGGGGCAGCCGGGTGGACCAGCGCCAGGTCCGGGAGCTGGTCAACAAACTCCTGGAGGCCCTGGGTGATACTTCGGCGTCAGGTCCGCACGCCCTTCGGCACTCGGCCGCCACCCACCTGCTGGATGGCGGCGCCGATCTGCGTGCCGTCCAGGAAATTCTGGGCCACAGCAGCCTGGCCACTACCCAGATCTACACACATGTTTCTGTGGACCGGCTGCGAAACAGCTACCAGCAGGCGCATCCCAGGGCCTGA
- a CDS encoding beta-ketoacyl synthase — protein MTRKVVITGLGATTPIGGDVPTMWNNALKGVSGARTLEDDWVAKYELPVHFAARCSTPALEVLSRVEAKRMDPSTQFGVIAAREAWADSGITDFDKDRLAVAFATGIGGVWTLLDAWDTLKEKGPRRVLPMTVPMLMPNGVAAAVSLDLGARAGAHTPVSACASGTEALHLGLDLIRSGKADVVMCGGAEAAIHPMPLAAFASMQALSRRNDDPQAASRPYDLGRDGFVMGEGAGALVLEAEEHALARGARIYGELAGTSVTADAYHITAPDPAGLGATRALKAAMFDGRIQAEDVVHVNAHATSTPVGDKPEYTALRAALGNHIDNVAVSATKSQMGHLLGASGAVEAVLTVLAVYDRKAPVTINLENQDPEIPLDVVTSARDLPAGNIVALSNSFGFGGHNAVVAVRSV, from the coding sequence ATGACACGCAAAGTAGTCATCACCGGTCTGGGTGCCACCACGCCCATCGGCGGCGATGTACCCACGATGTGGAACAACGCGCTCAAGGGGGTCTCCGGTGCCCGCACCCTGGAGGACGACTGGGTAGCGAAGTATGAACTTCCCGTCCACTTCGCCGCCCGCTGCAGCACGCCCGCCCTCGAGGTACTCAGCCGGGTTGAGGCCAAGCGGATGGACCCCTCGACCCAGTTCGGCGTTATCGCCGCCCGTGAGGCCTGGGCCGACTCCGGTATCACCGACTTCGACAAGGACCGGTTGGCTGTTGCGTTCGCCACCGGCATCGGCGGAGTCTGGACCCTGCTGGACGCCTGGGACACGCTGAAGGAAAAAGGCCCCCGCCGCGTCCTCCCCATGACCGTTCCCATGCTGATGCCCAACGGTGTTGCCGCCGCCGTCAGCCTGGACCTCGGCGCCCGCGCCGGAGCCCACACCCCGGTTTCCGCCTGCGCCTCCGGCACCGAAGCCCTGCACCTGGGCCTGGACCTGATCCGCTCAGGCAAGGCAGATGTGGTGATGTGCGGCGGCGCCGAAGCAGCCATCCACCCTATGCCGTTGGCCGCGTTCGCATCCATGCAGGCGCTGTCACGCCGCAATGACGACCCCCAGGCAGCCTCACGCCCCTATGACCTGGGCCGCGATGGCTTTGTGATGGGCGAGGGCGCAGGCGCCCTGGTCCTCGAAGCCGAAGAACACGCCCTGGCCCGTGGAGCCCGGATTTACGGTGAGCTCGCCGGCACCTCCGTTACGGCTGACGCATACCACATCACCGCTCCGGACCCTGCAGGCCTTGGCGCCACCCGCGCACTCAAGGCAGCCATGTTTGATGGCCGCATCCAGGCAGAGGACGTGGTGCATGTGAACGCCCACGCCACCTCGACTCCCGTCGGTGACAAGCCCGAGTACACCGCACTGCGCGCCGCACTCGGCAACCACATCGACAACGTTGCGGTCTCCGCCACCAAGTCGCAGATGGGCCACCTCCTCGGTGCATCCGGTGCCGTGGAGGCCGTGCTCACAGTGCTGGCCGTCTACGACCGGAAGGCCCCGGTCACGATCAACCTTGAGAACCAGGATCCGGAGATCCCGCTCGACGTCGTCACCTCCGCCCGCGACCTGCCCGCCGGCAACATCGTGGCCCTGAGCAACTCCTTCGGCTTCGGCGGACACAACGCCGTGGTGGCTGTGCGCAGCGTTTAG
- a CDS encoding ACP S-malonyltransferase, with translation MLAIVCPGQGSQTPGFLAPWLELPPVAGQLASLSDIAGIDLIAHGTTSDEETIKDTAVAQPLIVAAGLVAAASLFDVELSSLPVILAGHSVGEITASALAGVLTEQEAMTFVRERANSMASAAAVTPTGMSAVVGGDPAEVLAAIEAAGATPANVNGAGQTVAAGTFDQLKALAENPPAKARVIPLKVAGAFHTSHMSPAVTALTALAPALKPQAPKVPLLSNYDGGPVTDGGAAVGSLIAQVSRPVRWDLCMESMVERGVTGVIELAPAGTLAGLAKRGMPGVKTVAVKTPDDLSAALALFAELEGNA, from the coding sequence GTGCTTGCAATAGTCTGCCCTGGACAGGGCTCACAAACCCCGGGTTTTCTGGCCCCCTGGCTGGAACTGCCCCCGGTGGCAGGCCAGCTGGCCTCCCTGAGCGACATCGCAGGCATCGACCTGATCGCCCATGGGACCACCTCGGACGAGGAAACCATCAAGGACACTGCCGTGGCGCAGCCCCTGATTGTTGCCGCCGGGCTGGTGGCCGCAGCTTCCCTCTTCGACGTCGAGCTCAGCTCCCTGCCGGTCATCCTGGCGGGCCATTCCGTCGGTGAAATAACCGCTTCGGCCCTTGCCGGCGTCCTGACGGAGCAGGAAGCCATGACCTTCGTCCGCGAGCGTGCCAACAGCATGGCATCCGCCGCGGCCGTCACCCCCACCGGCATGAGTGCCGTGGTGGGCGGGGACCCGGCAGAGGTGCTGGCAGCCATCGAAGCGGCCGGCGCCACCCCTGCGAACGTCAACGGCGCGGGCCAGACCGTGGCCGCGGGCACGTTCGACCAGCTGAAAGCCCTCGCCGAAAACCCGCCGGCGAAGGCGCGCGTCATCCCGCTGAAGGTGGCAGGCGCGTTCCACACCAGCCACATGTCACCTGCTGTCACCGCCCTCACGGCACTGGCGCCCGCGCTGAAGCCGCAGGCGCCGAAGGTACCCCTCCTGTCCAATTACGACGGCGGACCGGTCACCGATGGCGGGGCCGCCGTCGGCAGCCTGATCGCCCAGGTGTCACGCCCGGTCCGCTGGGACCTGTGCATGGAAAGCATGGTCGAGCGGGGTGTGACCGGCGTGATCGAGCTTGCTCCTGCCGGAACGCTCGCCGGGCTGGCCAAGCGCGGCATGCCCGGCGTCAAGACCGTTGCGGTCAAGACCCCCGATGATCTTTCCGCCGCCCTCGCGCTCTTCGCAGAACTGGAGGGCAACGCATGA
- a CDS encoding recombinase family protein produces the protein MRGTEYMHSQRIAIYARISRDRVGAGLGVARQIEDCLKLVQQLGGEVTATYEDNDISAYSGKHRPGYQALLKSMRNREIDAVVVWHGDRLHRSMGELEEYGAVSENIPTYTVRSGPIDFTTPTGRLIARQLGAVASYHVEHSIEQLQAKKLQSARAGLPSGGNRAYGWNQDGMTLNEDEAPVVKEIVQRFINGDSWRSIAMDLNERGIPTAKGDKWAAINVSNVAKLKRHYGIRQHNGQEYKAAWTPLLSHEIWEDLQLAIKRGQAVFGKRSYARKHLLTGFIFCGVCGNKMSIINAQKRDGSYSPAFNCRKKDHRGQEVGCGKVKRKKDPVEDLVIDCIMYRLDTPELSELLAGDESATPALKQLMRDHELQTQRLQEILALYSTGDMDFSEYKTAKASAQARLETLGLELERQTSKRAIANIPAGQTVREAWEKSDLMWKRQLVDALIEKVLIYPKQPGDGKAKYKQWIFNPDRVEIIWKA, from the coding sequence ATGCGCGGAACTGAATATATGCATAGCCAACGAATTGCCATCTACGCCAGAATCAGCCGCGACCGGGTCGGTGCCGGTTTGGGCGTTGCTCGCCAGATTGAAGACTGCCTGAAGCTTGTTCAGCAACTTGGCGGAGAAGTGACGGCAACGTACGAAGACAATGACATTAGCGCCTATAGCGGCAAACACCGGCCGGGATATCAGGCCCTTCTAAAATCGATGCGCAACCGTGAAATAGATGCAGTCGTCGTGTGGCACGGTGATCGTCTCCATCGCTCAATGGGAGAACTAGAAGAGTACGGAGCAGTCTCTGAGAACATACCTACATATACCGTGCGCTCTGGCCCTATCGATTTCACCACTCCAACCGGAAGACTTATCGCACGCCAACTGGGTGCCGTAGCCAGTTACCACGTCGAGCACTCCATTGAGCAGCTGCAAGCCAAGAAGCTCCAGAGCGCCCGGGCTGGACTACCGTCGGGTGGCAATAGAGCATATGGCTGGAACCAGGACGGCATGACGCTCAATGAAGACGAAGCACCTGTGGTCAAGGAGATCGTTCAACGCTTCATAAACGGGGACTCGTGGCGGAGCATCGCAATGGACTTGAATGAGCGAGGTATCCCCACCGCCAAAGGCGATAAGTGGGCGGCGATCAACGTCAGCAATGTCGCCAAGTTGAAGCGGCATTACGGCATCCGTCAGCACAACGGTCAGGAATACAAGGCCGCTTGGACTCCCCTACTGAGCCATGAGATATGGGAAGACCTTCAGCTCGCCATCAAGAGGGGTCAGGCTGTATTCGGCAAACGAAGCTACGCACGAAAGCACCTGCTTACCGGCTTCATCTTCTGCGGTGTCTGTGGAAACAAGATGAGCATCATCAATGCCCAGAAACGAGACGGCAGCTACTCCCCGGCCTTCAACTGTCGGAAGAAAGACCACCGCGGACAGGAGGTTGGCTGCGGCAAGGTGAAGCGTAAGAAGGACCCAGTAGAGGATCTGGTCATCGACTGCATCATGTATCGGCTGGATACGCCCGAACTGAGCGAGCTGCTGGCAGGGGACGAATCAGCGACGCCTGCGTTGAAGCAGCTTATGCGTGACCACGAGCTTCAAACGCAACGCTTGCAGGAAATTCTGGCGCTCTATTCAACCGGCGACATGGACTTCAGCGAGTACAAGACTGCCAAAGCTAGCGCACAAGCACGTTTAGAGACGCTAGGACTCGAGCTAGAGCGACAGACAAGCAAGCGCGCCATCGCCAATATCCCGGCCGGCCAGACAGTGCGAGAAGCATGGGAGAAGTCAGACCTCATGTGGAAACGTCAGCTGGTCGACGCTCTCATCGAGAAGGTGCTCATTTACCCGAAGCAGCCGGGTGACGGGAAGGCCAAATATAAGCAGTGGATTTTCAATCCCGACCGCGTCGAGATCATTTGGAAAGCGTAG
- a CDS encoding beta-ketoacyl-ACP synthase III — protein sequence MSVPTLKQAPLQEHTRILGLGAYRPDIIVTNEDVCQWIDSSDEWIRQRTGIVTRHRAAADVSVIDMAEGAAREAMEKAGVEASDLGAVIVSTVTHPYATPSAAASLADRLGATPAPAFDISAACAGYCYGIAQGDALVRSGAAKYVLVVGAEKLSDVIDNRERTISFLLGDGAGAVVIGPSETPGIAPSVWGSDGSKWDAIGMTRSMLDVRDLGMAARQSDSTGDLALLEEAQELYPTLRQDGQTVFRWAVWEMAKVAQQALEAAGVEAEDLVAFIPHQANMRIIDEMVKKLKLPETVTVARDIADAGNTSAASIPLATHRLLAEKPELSGGLALQIGFGAGLVFGAQVVVLP from the coding sequence ATGAGCGTTCCCACACTGAAACAGGCTCCCCTTCAGGAACACACCCGGATCCTCGGCCTCGGCGCCTACCGGCCGGACATCATCGTCACCAATGAGGATGTCTGCCAGTGGATCGATTCCTCCGATGAATGGATTCGGCAGCGGACCGGAATCGTGACGCGGCACCGTGCGGCCGCCGACGTCAGCGTCATCGATATGGCCGAGGGTGCTGCCCGTGAGGCCATGGAGAAGGCCGGAGTTGAAGCATCAGACCTCGGTGCCGTTATTGTTTCCACGGTCACCCACCCTTACGCCACGCCGTCTGCCGCCGCGAGCCTGGCAGACCGCCTCGGTGCCACCCCCGCACCTGCCTTTGACATCTCTGCAGCGTGCGCCGGCTACTGCTACGGCATTGCCCAGGGCGACGCACTCGTCCGTTCAGGCGCCGCGAAGTACGTCCTGGTGGTCGGCGCAGAGAAGCTGTCCGACGTTATCGACAACCGGGAACGCACTATCTCCTTCCTGCTCGGAGACGGAGCCGGCGCCGTCGTCATCGGCCCGTCCGAGACTCCCGGCATCGCACCCTCCGTGTGGGGATCCGACGGCAGCAAGTGGGACGCCATCGGGATGACCCGGTCCATGCTGGATGTCCGCGACCTGGGCATGGCTGCCCGGCAGTCAGACTCCACAGGTGACCTTGCCCTGCTCGAAGAAGCCCAGGAGCTCTACCCCACGCTGCGGCAGGACGGCCAGACCGTATTCCGGTGGGCAGTCTGGGAAATGGCAAAGGTGGCCCAGCAAGCACTGGAGGCCGCCGGCGTAGAAGCCGAGGACCTTGTGGCGTTTATCCCCCACCAGGCCAATATGCGCATCATCGACGAGATGGTGAAGAAGCTGAAGCTACCCGAGACGGTTACAGTGGCACGGGACATTGCCGACGCTGGAAACACCTCTGCGGCATCCATCCCCTTGGCCACACACCGGCTCCTGGCGGAGAAGCCGGAACTCAGTGGCGGGCTGGCCCTCCAGATCGGCTTCGGCGCCGGGCTGGTCTTCGGCGCGCAGGTAGTTGTCCTTCCCTAG
- a CDS encoding CdaR family transcriptional regulator: MPAPATPSAKRKPSTPKVTPEKSETLKKLRANVGQLSTTTLRELEKSLPWYGRLSSDERSALGMVAQNGIAAFVTWYERPSSPSWILTDVFGTAPTELTRSISLQKALQLIRIVVEVVEDQVPVIAPEADQPSLREAVLRYSREVAFAAADVYARAAESRGSWDTRLEALIVDAILRGENTDALRSRIAALGWKAQERFTVMVGNSPSEPSASYVSELRRMAGRYAEDALVGIQGDRLILILGGVSDRETAYVKLSDMFAPGPVVYGPEAGSLLEASGSAQSAFAGLTAARAWPSAPRPVAADDLLPERVISGDDAARRSLVKNIYRPLMAASNGLVETLGTYLELGHSLEATARELFVHANTVRYRLKRVCDVTGWDPLLPREAFVLQAALVVGRLSAPPKAAVERHPARNQP, translated from the coding sequence ATGCCAGCACCAGCCACCCCGTCCGCCAAGCGCAAACCGTCCACGCCGAAGGTCACGCCGGAGAAGTCCGAAACGCTCAAAAAGCTGCGGGCAAACGTGGGCCAGCTTTCCACCACCACCTTGCGGGAGTTGGAGAAATCCCTCCCCTGGTACGGCCGGCTCAGCTCGGATGAACGGTCCGCCCTAGGCATGGTGGCCCAGAACGGCATCGCCGCCTTTGTGACCTGGTACGAACGCCCAAGTTCCCCGTCCTGGATCCTTACCGACGTCTTCGGGACGGCCCCAACGGAACTGACCCGGTCCATCAGCCTCCAGAAAGCGCTGCAGCTGATCCGGATCGTGGTGGAGGTGGTGGAGGACCAGGTTCCGGTCATTGCTCCGGAAGCTGACCAGCCTTCCCTTCGTGAGGCCGTTCTACGCTATTCCCGTGAGGTAGCGTTCGCCGCGGCCGACGTTTATGCACGGGCGGCCGAATCCCGCGGCTCCTGGGACACCCGGCTGGAAGCGCTGATCGTGGATGCCATCCTTCGCGGCGAAAACACTGACGCCCTGCGCTCGAGGATCGCGGCCTTGGGCTGGAAGGCGCAGGAACGGTTCACCGTTATGGTGGGCAACTCCCCCTCCGAGCCGAGCGCCAGCTACGTCAGCGAGCTCCGGCGAATGGCAGGACGCTACGCGGAGGACGCCCTTGTGGGCATCCAGGGCGATCGCCTGATCCTGATCCTGGGCGGCGTTTCGGACCGGGAAACCGCCTACGTGAAGCTCAGTGACATGTTCGCGCCCGGCCCCGTGGTGTACGGGCCAGAAGCCGGATCCCTGCTGGAGGCCAGCGGCTCGGCCCAGTCCGCCTTCGCCGGCCTGACGGCAGCCCGGGCCTGGCCTTCCGCGCCCCGGCCGGTTGCCGCCGACGACCTGCTGCCGGAGCGGGTGATCTCAGGAGACGACGCCGCCCGCCGCTCGTTGGTCAAGAACATCTACCGCCCGCTCATGGCAGCGTCCAACGGGCTGGTGGAAACCCTTGGAACCTACCTGGAACTGGGCCATTCCCTTGAGGCAACAGCCCGCGAACTCTTTGTCCACGCCAACACCGTCAGGTACCGGCTGAAGCGTGTCTGCGACGTCACGGGCTGGGATCCGCTCCTCCCGAGGGAGGCGTTTGTCCTTCAGGCAGCGCTTGTGGTGGGCCGCCTTTCCGCCCCGCCCAAGGCTGCTGTTGAGCGTCACCCGGCACGGAACCAGCCCTAA